Proteins from one Ornithobacterium rhinotracheale genomic window:
- a CDS encoding ADP-ribosylglycohydrolase family protein: MQKRDFYKEVLLGVAVGDALGVPVEFTSRESLQNNPVTDMREYGTYQQPAGTWSDDSSLTFCLAEALTQEFDLYKIAENFVAWAYDSLWTPHGEVFDIGISTRKAIDKLSRGTEPTEAGGKEPDTNGNGSLMRILPLVFELKGKTNQEKFELVQKVSSLTHAHIRSVIACYYYLEFAQKLMDGKDKKSIYLELQKEVPTLLEQVGVSQEEIQVFDRLLKADISELPENEIDSGGYVMHSIEASIWCLLTTENYSEAVLKAVNLGRDTDTTGAITGGLAALTYGLDDIPIEWQKVLARYKDILSLSERLKNKYES, translated from the coding sequence ATGCAAAAAAGAGATTTTTATAAAGAAGTATTGTTGGGTGTTGCCGTGGGCGACGCGTTAGGTGTTCCCGTAGAATTTACGAGCAGAGAATCTTTGCAAAACAATCCCGTGACCGATATGCGCGAATACGGCACCTATCAACAGCCCGCAGGCACTTGGTCCGACGATAGTTCGCTCACCTTTTGTTTGGCCGAAGCCTTAACACAAGAATTTGATTTGTATAAAATCGCCGAGAATTTTGTTGCTTGGGCATACGATAGTCTTTGGACACCACATGGCGAAGTGTTCGACATTGGAATTTCTACTCGCAAAGCCATCGATAAACTCAGCCGCGGTACAGAGCCTACCGAAGCGGGTGGTAAAGAACCAGATACTAATGGAAACGGCTCTTTGATGCGCATTTTGCCTTTGGTTTTTGAGCTAAAAGGCAAAACCAATCAAGAAAAATTTGAGCTCGTGCAAAAAGTTTCATCGCTCACGCATGCGCACATTCGTTCCGTGATTGCGTGCTATTATTATTTAGAATTTGCACAAAAATTAATGGACGGCAAAGACAAAAAATCCATTTATTTGGAATTGCAAAAAGAAGTTCCTACATTGCTCGAGCAAGTGGGCGTTTCGCAAGAAGAAATTCAAGTTTTTGATAGATTATTAAAAGCAGATATTTCGGAATTGCCAGAAAACGAAATCGATAGTGGGGGCTATGTTATGCATTCCATCGAAGCCAGTATTTGGTGCTTGCTCACTACCGAGAATTATTCAGAAGCGGTTCTTAAAGCAGTAAATTTAGGTAGAGACACCGATACGACGGGCGCTATCACAGGTGGTTTAGCAGCGCTCACTTATGGGCTCGATGATATCCCGATAGAGTGGCAAAAAGTTTTGGCGCGCTACAAAGATATTTTGAGTCTTTCCGAAAGGTTGAAAAATAAATATGAATCTTAA
- a CDS encoding PRTRC system protein B, translated as MMNAHPLSVRESENLSKALTTKEERDKTFLKPKGIIPTNVLHINPSKKGSLIWYTKAQKRTLYFVESLEIPSGTAYTPPLLWKATKQSLSIYALKSNRRPQEHTKLYYAPFFNVYENSNVCMGSVNIDIKETTSLEDFIQAWETYFFESYFSHLQNFNPINGNCVSIWKQIINTDKPFPTKELKENSKTLKDIL; from the coding sequence ATGATGAATGCCCACCCTTTGAGTGTAAGGGAGAGCGAAAATTTATCGAAAGCCTTAACCACCAAAGAAGAAAGAGATAAAACTTTTTTAAAACCAAAGGGAATAATCCCCACCAATGTACTGCACATCAACCCAAGTAAAAAAGGCAGTTTGATATGGTACACCAAAGCACAAAAGAGAACCCTATATTTTGTGGAAAGTTTAGAGATACCAAGCGGAACGGCTTATACTCCTCCTTTACTTTGGAAAGCCACCAAGCAAAGTTTAAGTATATACGCTTTAAAGTCTAACCGCAGACCTCAAGAACATACAAAATTGTATTATGCGCCTTTTTTTAATGTTTACGAAAATTCTAATGTATGTATGGGGAGTGTAAATATAGATATTAAAGAAACGACCTCATTAGAGGACTTTATACAAGCGTGGGAAACCTATTTTTTTGAAAGTTATTTCAGTCATTTGCAAAATTTCAACCCTATCAATGGTAATTGTGTAAGTATTTGGAAACAAATTATTAACACGGATAAGCCATTCCCAACCAAAGAACTGAAAGAAAATAGCAAAACTCTAAAAGATATTTTATAA
- a CDS encoding DUF3872 domain-containing protein: MKYFVKINVAIIILLGLMACEDRLDIQTSFPFEVKTMPVPNDIQQRQMVEIRCQIVSEQKYKDETYTLRYFQFEGDGTLQFANQEPFLPNDIYVIPERTFRLYYTSQSNDTQNFEVWIADSKGKEQKLNFEFNAKKEEEKKY; encoded by the coding sequence ATGAAATATTTTGTAAAAATTAATGTAGCAATAATAATCTTGTTAGGGCTTATGGCTTGTGAAGACAGGCTGGATATACAAACCAGCTTTCCTTTTGAAGTCAAAACAATGCCTGTGCCTAATGATATTCAGCAAAGGCAAATGGTAGAAATTCGTTGTCAAATCGTATCAGAGCAAAAGTACAAAGATGAAACTTATACTTTGCGGTACTTTCAGTTTGAAGGTGATGGAACGCTGCAATTTGCCAACCAAGAGCCTTTCTTACCGAATGATATCTATGTAATCCCTGAGCGAACTTTTAGACTGTATTATACCTCGCAATCTAACGACACGCAAAATTTTGAGGTTTGGATTGCCGATAGCAAAGGCAAAGAACAAAAACTGAACTTTGAGTTTAATGCTAAGAAGGAGGAGGAGAAAAAATACTAA
- a CDS encoding helix-turn-helix domain-containing protein, with translation MELYTEQTEEMAYYQKQIQELNEYVEFLLEHFRPVFNGEIYLSGRELCKLLHISQRTLQQYRDDGFLPYVQIEGKILYKESDVLKILEDNYKAM, from the coding sequence ATGGAACTCTATACAGAACAAACGGAAGAAATGGCTTATTATCAAAAGCAAATACAAGAACTCAATGAATATGTAGAGTTTTTGTTAGAACATTTTAGACCTGTATTTAATGGCGAAATCTACTTATCTGGAAGAGAATTGTGTAAACTATTGCATATAAGCCAAAGAACGCTGCAACAATATAGAGATGATGGCTTTTTGCCTTATGTTCAAATTGAAGGTAAAATTTTGTACAAGGAGAGCGATGTGCTAAAAATATTAGAGGATAACTATAAGGCAATGTAA
- a CDS encoding molybdenum ABC transporter permease, with protein MILAISTDSFMLVFGIITFILGIALRYWINRRRFYRRNVAGKETFSSYEKAVIVRILERFGKLIAWAFILLGLLMSIASYRSMNKETDKKEPERIEQKNNQ; from the coding sequence ATGATTTTAGCAATTAGCACAGACTCCTTTATGTTAGTTTTTGGTATCATCACCTTCATATTAGGGATAGCTTTACGCTATTGGATTAACCGTAGAAGATTTTACCGTAGAAATGTTGCAGGAAAAGAAACCTTTTCGAGTTATGAAAAAGCGGTTATTGTAAGAATTTTAGAGAGGTTTGGTAAGTTGATTGCTTGGGCATTTATTTTACTTGGTTTACTAATGAGTATTGCATCTTATAGAAGTATGAATAAAGAAACAGATAAAAAAGAACCTGAGAGGATTGAACAAAAGAACAATCAATGA
- the traN gene encoding conjugative transposon protein TraN, with translation MKSLHPFFIAIFSLTVGNVNAQTETPNLETDSIYYENDTISETKVSEPVTPGKIEPYFLEVAYDKTTHLIFPSPITYVDLGSEHLIADKAQNAENVLRVKAATPDFLTSTNLSVITQDGRFFHFDIFYNENPTVTTMDFKRIMNEYNIEDFSTKTDIIFTDIGNQSPAVAQLIMESIYQQKRNFIKHIGSKNAGIQFLLRGIYIYQGKLYFDIRMKNRSSLPYQVDFITFKIVDKSTGKKEVAQEIPIQPLRTYHELQRVEAKSKANAVYMLEQLTLDDDKLLKVEIFEKNGSRYQSFNIGNEDLIYAREIQQFNLKL, from the coding sequence ATGAAATCATTACACCCATTTTTTATCGCCATTTTCTCTCTAACAGTAGGAAATGTCAATGCACAAACAGAAACGCCAAACCTCGAAACGGATAGTATCTATTATGAAAATGATACAATCTCTGAAACTAAAGTGTCAGAACCTGTAACACCAGGAAAAATTGAACCTTATTTTTTAGAAGTGGCTTACGACAAAACAACGCATTTGATATTCCCTTCACCGATCACTTATGTAGATTTAGGAAGTGAACATCTCATTGCTGACAAAGCCCAAAACGCTGAAAATGTACTGCGTGTGAAGGCCGCTACTCCAGATTTTCTAACCAGCACTAACTTATCAGTGATCACCCAAGACGGTCGCTTTTTCCATTTCGATATTTTCTATAATGAAAATCCTACAGTAACAACCATGGATTTTAAACGCATTATGAATGAGTACAATATCGAGGATTTTAGCACAAAAACGGATATTATATTTACGGATATTGGAAACCAATCCCCCGCGGTGGCTCAACTTATTATGGAATCCATTTACCAACAAAAACGAAACTTTATCAAGCATATCGGTTCTAAAAATGCTGGTATTCAGTTTCTACTTAGAGGAATCTATATTTATCAGGGAAAATTATACTTTGATATTCGTATGAAAAACCGAAGTAGCCTGCCTTATCAAGTGGATTTTATCACTTTTAAAATCGTTGATAAATCCACAGGAAAAAAGGAAGTCGCCCAAGAAATTCCCATTCAGCCTTTACGCACCTATCATGAACTACAAAGAGTAGAAGCCAAAAGTAAAGCCAATGCCGTGTATATGCTAGAGCAATTGACCTTAGATGATGACAAATTACTCAAAGTGGAAATCTTTGAGAAAAATGGCAGTCGATACCAATCTTTTAACATTGGTAATGAAGACTTAATTTACGCAAGAGAAATACAACAATTCAACTTAAAATTATAA
- a CDS encoding conjugal transfer protein TraO, which yields MKRLFLVMCGLLGGIGLLNAQRLFPGQQGLEASISLLPTSLKLDAQDYDIRLGYVRYIREGDYWQFGVAYTRHVYTYREQDLPIETFTAEGGYSLSLMGNSSRNVSLSVGLSGVAGYEFINRGNHTLPDGAVINNKDAWVYGGLARLRLERYLIDNMLVFVQGQTQMLWGTQREQLRPHIGFGLRITL from the coding sequence ATGAAAAGATTATTTTTAGTGATGTGTGGTTTGCTTGGGGGGATTGGTCTGTTGAATGCTCAACGACTATTCCCTGGGCAACAAGGATTGGAGGCAAGTATAAGCTTGCTTCCAACTTCCTTGAAACTTGATGCCCAAGACTATGATATTCGATTAGGCTATGTTCGCTATATCCGTGAGGGAGATTATTGGCAGTTTGGAGTGGCTTACACTCGTCATGTTTACACCTATCGAGAGCAGGATTTACCCATTGAAACCTTTACTGCCGAAGGTGGTTATTCGCTAAGCCTTATGGGGAATAGTAGCCGAAATGTATCACTCAGTGTTGGATTGAGCGGCGTGGCAGGCTATGAATTCATCAATCGGGGAAACCATACGCTGCCCGATGGTGCCGTTATCAATAATAAAGATGCCTGGGTCTATGGAGGACTTGCACGCTTGCGTTTGGAGCGTTATCTCATAGACAATATGCTCGTATTTGTACAAGGACAAACACAGATGCTGTGGGGAACACAACGAGAACAACTGCGTCCGCACATAGGTTTTGGACTCAGAATCACTTTATAA
- a CDS encoding HincII family type II restriction endonuclease, translating to MSIVNYDNLLKTIIGSSVPKPISGTLSGHAAGEPFDKHVYSELKKVFPKKTFRQYEYLNDLFSKNPSVITFEDRLNLFNSPTVMFLLSRGKSATTRWNIDNPFEEKQNDTADILVVDENFYEIIDIKTRNISKKAQPPNIISAYKLAQTCAKMIDNQEFNNFTIQYFGIDWKLEDNKLVCKNAHTVNLFKAQPDTLYINWAAAMQIQFNVADLDQSFSENMEKWAKGYLRHFVAQAKQRAEDMIIRFVKPFEKYI from the coding sequence ATGAGTATAGTAAACTATGATAATTTGTTAAAAACAATAATAGGTTCATCTGTTCCCAAACCAATATCAGGAACTTTATCAGGCCACGCAGCAGGCGAGCCTTTTGATAAGCATGTCTATTCTGAGTTGAAAAAAGTCTTTCCTAAAAAAACGTTCAGACAATATGAATATTTGAATGATTTGTTCAGTAAAAACCCATCAGTTATTACATTTGAGGATCGTTTAAATCTCTTTAATTCTCCCACAGTAATGTTTCTTTTAAGTAGAGGTAAATCTGCTACGACAAGATGGAATATAGACAACCCCTTTGAAGAAAAACAAAACGATACTGCAGACATCTTAGTGGTTGACGAAAATTTCTATGAGATTATTGATATTAAAACGAGGAATATTAGTAAAAAAGCGCAACCACCAAATATTATTTCAGCATACAAACTAGCTCAAACTTGTGCTAAAATGATAGATAATCAAGAGTTTAATAATTTCACTATCCAGTATTTTGGAATTGATTGGAAATTAGAAGATAACAAACTTGTATGTAAAAATGCACACACTGTAAATTTATTCAAAGCACAACCAGATACTTTATACATTAACTGGGCAGCAGCAATGCAAATACAATTTAATGTTGCCGATTTGGACCAGTCTTTTTCTGAAAATATGGAGAAGTGGGCAAAAGGATATTTAAGACATTTTGTCGCACAAGCTAAACAAAGAGCCGAAGATATGATTATTAGATTTGTCAAACCTTTTGAAAAATACATATAA
- a CDS encoding single-stranded DNA-binding protein has protein sequence MNITGRLTRDAEVKALPNDRKVVNFSIAVNDHYRNKQGEDIQQTAFFDCAYWLGTNVAKILTKGALVELTGRVSARAWLGKDGAPKAGLNFHTSKIKLHASGQRQNTETTNGKGVITPQPIEETEDDLPF, from the coding sequence ATGAACATCACAGGACGACTAACACGAGATGCGGAGGTGAAAGCACTTCCTAACGACAGAAAGGTGGTAAACTTTTCAATTGCCGTAAACGACCACTATCGTAACAAGCAGGGCGAAGACATACAGCAAACCGCTTTTTTCGATTGTGCATATTGGTTGGGTACTAATGTAGCCAAGATTTTAACCAAAGGGGCTTTAGTGGAACTCACTGGGCGAGTAAGTGCGAGGGCGTGGCTAGGCAAGGACGGCGCCCCCAAAGCAGGGCTTAATTTTCATACCTCAAAAATTAAGTTACACGCAAGTGGACAAAGACAGAACACGGAAACAACCAACGGAAAGGGAGTGATAACACCACAACCGATTGAGGAAACCGAAGATGATTTACCATTTTAA
- a CDS encoding protein-export chaperone SecB — protein sequence MKIQLQDWKVSRIDFRVFDKILDSKGEQFELEVGNYFSKDIDENIFGVKFKLSIEDELLNLNIEALFNFCVIDEDITEEFKLSSFPKINAPAIAFPYLRAFISNLTLQSGFPPIILPSINFVKMAEDNINGND from the coding sequence ATGAAAATTCAGTTACAAGATTGGAAAGTATCACGGATTGATTTTCGTGTATTTGATAAGATTTTAGATAGTAAGGGAGAGCAATTTGAACTAGAAGTAGGAAATTATTTTTCTAAAGATATAGATGAAAATATATTTGGGGTTAAATTTAAACTAAGTATTGAAGATGAATTATTAAATCTTAATATAGAAGCATTATTTAATTTTTGTGTTATTGATGAGGATATTACAGAGGAGTTTAAACTATCATCTTTTCCAAAAATTAATGCTCCAGCAATTGCTTTTCCATATTTAAGAGCATTTATATCAAACTTGACATTACAATCTGGTTTTCCGCCAATAATTCTTCCATCGATAAACTTTGTAAAAATGGCAGAGGATAATATTAATGGTAACGATTAA
- a CDS encoding PRTRC system ThiF family protein: METKDKIHYTDNSLINATNPISINLIGAGGTGSQVLTALARMNTALIELGHAGFALTLWDDDTISQANLGRQLFAESEVGMYKSIALINRLNRFFGTNWKAKTIKFTKDCQKNNSHEIVSNLYISCVDSVQARFEIADIINNCSQNSGHFQRTQPRYWFDFGNSQHTGQVILSTIGKHSQPKSEKFTTIKKLPFITDEFADLLKQSEQIDDTPSCSLADALHKQDLFINSTLAQMDTSLLWGMFRNGFVKHRGFFLNLKDYRTQPLPL; the protein is encoded by the coding sequence ATGGAAACGAAAGATAAAATACATTACACAGATAATAGTCTTATCAATGCGACGAACCCTATTAGTATTAACTTGATTGGTGCAGGTGGCACAGGTTCGCAAGTTTTGACCGCCCTTGCAAGAATGAATACAGCACTTATAGAATTAGGACACGCAGGATTTGCCTTAACATTATGGGACGATGATACGATTAGTCAAGCCAATTTAGGAAGACAACTTTTTGCCGAGAGCGAAGTGGGTATGTATAAATCCATTGCTCTAATCAATAGGCTAAACCGATTTTTTGGTACAAATTGGAAAGCCAAGACTATCAAATTCACAAAGGATTGTCAGAAAAACAATTCTCACGAGATTGTCAGTAATTTATATATTTCGTGTGTGGATAGTGTACAAGCAAGGTTTGAAATTGCGGACATCATTAATAATTGTTCGCAAAATAGTGGTCATTTTCAACGCACCCAACCAAGATATTGGTTTGATTTTGGAAACAGCCAGCATACAGGACAAGTGATTTTATCCACCATTGGAAAACACTCACAACCAAAGTCAGAAAAATTCACGACCATAAAAAAACTCCCTTTTATTACCGATGAATTTGCCGACTTATTAAAACAATCCGAACAAATAGACGACACACCGAGTTGTTCACTTGCAGATGCTTTACACAAGCAAGATTTGTTTATAAATTCTACATTGGCACAAATGGATACTTCTTTACTTTGGGGTATGTTTCGCAATGGATTTGTAAAACACAGAGGTTTCTTTTTGAATTTAAAGGACTACCGCACGCAGCCTTTGCCATTATAA
- a CDS encoding Eco57I restriction-modification methylase domain-containing protein, with protein MKLRIEGGACKKKRKNRYGQYFTPKIVAEFMIDLAKITPESKILEPSSGKGIFLDILYNKGYKNITAYEIDRELGVDYNFVKHESFVSAKINEKFDLIIGNPPYIRWKNLEKELKEELANSKLWNKYFNSLCDYLYIFILKSIEILNNNGQLIFICPEYWINTTHSSSLRNYMVENGCFEKIYHFNETPIFNNVSVSFIIFKYIKTKTKLKEINVTKYYKNRVLTNNVLLELKKSQTKNTDIEKYIVPQFVKNKRWLLTNQNEMEIMNDFEKSCSTKIEIHQDLFKKSKNITFPTIGEKCNIGNGMVSGLDKAFQLNGQKLTEYEDSKTIKVVKAKNLEPFVYKDITKYIFANDIKSESDFKEKCPNFYQTLILHKEKLEQRYLYNRSINYWEWVFLRNYNLFNSENPRIFVPSKERISNKDYFRFTYVEARIFPTQDVTAIFKKESTKESLYYILSFLNNHRVFTWLKNKGIVKGNVVEFSERPISTIPFREINWNDKKEVQYHNEITSLTKKYILEKEDLILDKINDIFDKLLLIK; from the coding sequence ATGAAATTGAGAATAGAGGGAGGGGCTTGTAAAAAAAAAAGAAAAAATAGATATGGACAATATTTTACTCCTAAAATTGTTGCGGAGTTTATGATTGATTTAGCTAAAATAACACCTGAGTCAAAAATTTTAGAACCATCTTCAGGAAAAGGAATATTTTTAGATATACTCTATAACAAAGGGTACAAAAATATTACTGCATATGAAATTGATAGAGAACTTGGAGTAGATTATAATTTTGTTAAACATGAGAGCTTTGTCTCTGCAAAAATTAATGAGAAATTTGATTTGATTATTGGGAACCCTCCGTACATAAGGTGGAAAAATTTAGAAAAAGAGCTAAAAGAAGAATTGGCTAATAGCAAACTTTGGAATAAATATTTTAATAGCTTATGTGATTATCTCTATATTTTCATTTTAAAGTCTATTGAAATATTAAATAACAATGGACAGCTAATATTTATTTGTCCAGAATACTGGATAAATACAACCCATTCGAGCTCTCTCAGAAATTATATGGTAGAAAATGGATGTTTCGAAAAAATATATCATTTCAATGAAACACCAATTTTTAACAACGTATCAGTATCTTTTATTATATTCAAATATATAAAAACCAAAACAAAGTTAAAAGAAATTAACGTTACAAAATATTATAAAAATAGAGTACTAACAAATAATGTTCTTCTAGAATTAAAAAAATCTCAAACAAAAAATACAGATATTGAAAAGTATATTGTCCCTCAATTTGTAAAAAATAAAAGGTGGTTATTAACTAATCAAAATGAAATGGAAATAATGAATGATTTTGAAAAATCTTGCTCTACAAAAATAGAAATTCACCAAGATTTATTTAAAAAATCTAAGAATATAACTTTTCCAACAATAGGTGAAAAATGTAATATAGGTAATGGAATGGTGAGCGGATTAGATAAAGCTTTTCAATTAAATGGTCAAAAATTAACAGAATACGAAGACTCTAAAACCATTAAAGTAGTTAAAGCAAAGAATCTTGAACCATTCGTGTATAAGGATATTACTAAGTATATCTTTGCAAATGATATAAAGTCAGAATCTGATTTTAAAGAAAAATGTCCTAATTTTTATCAGACCCTAATTCTACATAAAGAAAAATTAGAACAAAGATACCTGTATAACCGGAGTATAAATTATTGGGAATGGGTATTTTTGAGAAACTACAATTTATTCAACTCCGAAAATCCTAGAATATTTGTACCTAGTAAAGAGCGGATTTCTAATAAGGATTATTTTCGGTTTACTTATGTAGAAGCTAGAATTTTCCCAACACAAGATGTTACTGCTATTTTCAAAAAAGAATCAACAAAAGAAAGTCTTTATTATATTTTATCATTCCTGAATAACCATAGAGTATTTACATGGCTTAAAAATAAAGGTATTGTAAAAGGCAATGTTGTAGAATTTTCGGAAAGGCCTATTTCGACTATTCCTTTCCGAGAAATTAACTGGAACGACAAAAAGGAAGTACAGTATCACAATGAAATTACGAGTCTAACAAAAAAATATATCCTTGAAAAAGAAGATTTAATATTAGATAAAATAAATGATATATTTGATAAATTATTATTAATAAAATGA
- a CDS encoding site-specific integrase: protein MKQTKRTTFTVLFYLKRKNPKANGTIPIMARITINGKKEPFSTKLSLSPSLDLQNSQVCGKTNEAKQINKKLKAIETNIQNIYSDMLKYEGYVTAKKVKDRYLGREHSGHTLLKCFQGLLKDFALKVEKKLRAPGSYNTHKTAYGNLERFLKEKLHRDDIELIELDKNFIDDYDYYLRIERGLDHNSIYGSMGPLLRTIKRALNDNIIIVNPFRHYKNTLVPKDRGYLLKSEIIKLIEYTPCDDFSERMKKLIELVRDLALFSCFTGFSYIDIYQLSPMHLQEFFDGHKWLIKRRQKSKIPCNVRVLEIPKMILKKYEGLGKNGALLPVPSNTTCNKYIKKIMNECGIFRDKPITFHWARHSFATLMLTEDIPIESISKMLGHKHIHTTEIYAKITNTKISKDMELASQKLQNLSLSYT from the coding sequence ATGAAACAGACCAAAAGAACAACATTCACAGTATTGTTTTACCTAAAAAGAAAAAATCCAAAAGCGAATGGAACGATTCCTATTATGGCAAGAATTACCATTAACGGAAAGAAAGAACCCTTTTCTACCAAGTTGAGTTTATCTCCTTCGTTGGACTTGCAGAATAGTCAAGTGTGCGGAAAAACTAATGAAGCCAAACAAATTAATAAAAAATTAAAGGCCATTGAAACCAATATCCAAAATATTTATAGTGATATGCTTAAATATGAAGGATATGTAACTGCAAAAAAAGTAAAAGATAGATATTTAGGCAGAGAACATTCGGGACATACCCTATTAAAATGTTTTCAAGGCTTACTTAAAGATTTTGCACTTAAAGTTGAGAAAAAATTAAGAGCACCAGGAAGTTATAATACTCATAAAACTGCCTATGGAAACTTAGAGAGATTTCTTAAAGAAAAACTTCATAGAGATGATATAGAATTGATAGAGCTTGATAAAAATTTCATTGATGACTATGATTATTATCTTAGAATAGAAAGAGGATTGGATCATAATAGTATCTATGGTTCAATGGGACCGCTTCTACGAACCATAAAAAGAGCATTAAACGATAATATAATCATTGTTAATCCCTTTCGACATTATAAAAATACACTTGTACCAAAAGATAGAGGTTATCTTTTAAAATCAGAGATTATAAAACTCATTGAATACACACCTTGTGATGATTTTTCTGAAAGAATGAAAAAGCTCATAGAATTAGTTCGAGATTTAGCTCTTTTTAGTTGTTTCACAGGTTTTTCATACATTGATATATACCAACTTAGCCCAATGCATTTACAAGAGTTTTTTGATGGTCATAAGTGGCTCATCAAACGGCGACAAAAATCAAAAATACCTTGTAATGTCCGAGTATTGGAAATTCCAAAAATGATTTTAAAGAAGTATGAAGGTTTAGGCAAAAATGGTGCTTTACTCCCTGTACCAAGTAATACTACTTGTAATAAATACATCAAAAAAATTATGAATGAATGTGGTATTTTTCGTGATAAACCGATTACTTTTCACTGGGCAAGACATAGTTTTGCCACCTTAATGCTCACGGAGGATATTCCCATAGAAAGTATCAGTAAGATGTTGGGGCATAAACATATTCATACCACAGAAATTTATGCAAAAATTACAAATACAAAGATTAGTAAAGATATGGAGTTAGCTTCACAAAAGTTGCAGAATTTATCTTTGAGTTATACTTAA
- a CDS encoding helix-turn-helix domain-containing protein, which yields MDTQEVCQLLGISKRTLQNYKDRNLIPYSYINRKNYYKRSDVIELLENQTTKTEI from the coding sequence TTGGACACACAAGAGGTCTGTCAATTGTTGGGCATCAGCAAACGCACCCTCCAAAACTATAAAGACCGAAACTTAATACCCTATTCCTACATCAATCGAAAAAACTACTACAAGCGTAGTGATGTAATTGAATTATTAGAAAATCAAACTACAAAAACGGAAATCTAA